The genomic stretch CCCGTCGGCAAGGTGGGTGATCCTGGTCTTGGACTCAGATAGGCGCAGGCCCATCGTCGCCAGAACGGTACTCACCTGGTCGCGCAGGTCCTCGACGTGTTCCTGGTTGCCATGGACCAGGACGAGGAAGTCGTCGGCGTAGCGGACCAACTGCCACGTCGCCAGTCCTTTGGCGCGTCGTTGCCTGCGCTGCTGGCCGGTGCCCGCTGCCGCCCATTGCTCGACGAAGAACTCGTCGAGAACCGACAACGCGATGTTGGCCAGCAGTGGTGAGAGGATCCCTCCTTGGGGTGTGCCGGACGTGGTCTCGTTCCGCTCGCCGAGCTCAGTCATGATCCCGGCCTTGAGGAACGCCTTCACCAGCGCGAGCACTCGCTTGTCCTTCACCCGCGCTCGCACCCGACCCATCAAGGCCGGGTGGTCGATACGGTCGAAGCACGCCTCGATGTCCGCGTCCAGCACCCACCGGTAACCGGCGGTGGCCAGATGATGGATCTCGGCGATCGCGTCGTGCGCGCGCCGGTTCGGCCGGAACCCATACGAACAAGGCTGGAAATCCGCCTCGAAGATGGGCTCCAGGACCAGCTTCAGCGCTGCCTGGACCACACGGTCCGTGATGGTCGGTATCCCCAGCCGGCGTAGTTTCCCGCCGGTCTTGGGAATCATCTTCTCCCGTACTGGTAGTGGCCGGAACGTGCCGGTCTTCAGCAGGGAACGGACATGGTCCAGGAACACTTCGGGCCCGGCCATGCTCACGTGGACAGCGGTGACGCCGTCCACTCCGGCAGTGCGGGCTCCGGCATTCCCGGCGACCCGTTGCAACGCCACGACCAGCGTGGCGGGGTCGCTGACGAAGTTGTAGACATCGTCAAACCGGCGACCGTGGTCGGCCGCCGCCCAACGGTGCAGTTTGATCTGCATTCCCCGTACCCGCGTCCATGCCTCTTCCGGGGTCGGCCACGTGACGGCGGTATCCACCACCGTGTCTTCGGGCATTGCAGTACCTCCCTTGCGATCTCGCTGCCGCCCTTCCCCATGTGACCGGCTCTCCCGGCCTCGGAGTACTACGGCGGCTCCGCCCTCTCCCGACCCGATCGGCCGACGGTGAACCCAACCCGAGGCGTCGTCTCTGGCTGAGACGGCCCCGGGCAAAGCCGGGAAAGTTCCCGTGTTCACTGACTGATCGCTCGACGAAGGAGGCACCCGGCTATACCCCCGCGGCATCGCCACGGCTACCCCGCAGCACTTCACCGTGGCCTCCCGGACCGCCGAACGTCAGCAGCCGCAGGAGTTCCCCGTCCCGAGAGAAGAGGACCAGGACGCACCGCACCCAGCCCACATCCGCCAGGTTCGAGCTGGTAGGGATCGTTAGGAGGCTTCAGACACCGGTTCCTCGCGTATACCTCTCCGTCTCGCTTGCCGGACCCGCGCCATCTGGCAGTACTGGTTACGTCCCGGCGTTGTCGGGGCCGCTTGCCACCCTCCCCGGCACCTCCCGGATCAGGCTGCCCCCAGCTTCACCACCCTGCTGCGACAGGACGGCGGCGAAGGTCTCTCACCTCCACTCGATCAATCAGCGCCTCACGGCGCACCCGCTCGATGACCCACCGGTGCCGGCCGAGGCGGTTGGTCGGTTCGATGCCGCGGCGGGCGATGCGGGGGCGGATGCCGCGTTGGCGGAGCATGCGGCGCAGGTGTGGGTAGTCGTAGCCCTTGTCGGCGTGCAGCTTGTCCGGGCGTCGGCGGCGGGGGCCGCGTCGAGACCTGACGGCGGGGATGGCCTGGATGAGTGATTCCAGGCAGCGGCTGTCGTGGGTGTTCGCTGCCGACACGCCCACGGACAGGGGGAGTCCACCACGCTCGGACAGCGCGTGGATCTTGCTGCCGGGTCTGCCTCGGTCGACCGGACTCGGGCCGGTCAAAAGGCCCCCCTATTTGCCCGCACGTAGGCGGCGTCGGCGGTGGCCCGGGACCAGTCGATCAGCCCGCGTGCGCCGAGTTGGTCCAGCGCGGCGACGTGCAGCCGCCGCCACAGTCCGGCGGCTGTCCACGCCTGGAACCGCCGATGCGCGGTGGCCCTGGACACCCCGAACCCGGGCGGCAGATGCCGCCAGGCGCAACCAGTGGTCAGCACGTACACGATCGCCGCGAACACCGCCCGCGCATCGATCGGTGGCGTCCCTCCTCCCTGCCGACGCCGAGGCGGCGGCGGGATCAACGGGCCGGCCAGGTTCCACAACTCCTCGGGCGCCCACTGCTGAATCAACCGCTCGTCCACAGTAGAAACTATCTACCACGAAGATCAACCGACCACCACCCGAGACACGCTCTAAAATGCCGCTGGTGCGGTTCGGTCGTTCTCAGTCAGCAACCGGTCGCCAAGTCTGAGCCGAGCGGGCAGCGCCGATTCCGCAGAGAACGGTCAGTAGCGCAGCCAGCAGCGCTACCGTTCCGAATCCTGCACCGAGCACCTCCATCGAGACGCTACCCACTCGACGAATATGTAGCGTCAATACACCCAGAAATGCGGCGACTCCCGAACCCACGGCACCAGCAAATAGCAGAGGTATGCCAAGGTTCCAAGTCGCTATACCTAGATACAAAGATAGCCGAGTGTCATAGGTGCCAACCACACCCAATGAGCGTGCATTAGTTAAAAACATTCCACTCGTGGCCAGCGCCCCAGCCAAAGCTAGAATGATGAGGCCAAGGGCACCAAGAGCGAGCACCCAATTGAAGACAGCAGCGCCGGCCAGCCCGCCCGTGATCCACTCCTGTCCGGGCGTCGAAACGTATGGCTTGGAAAGCGTCGCGTAGGCAGCATTAGCAATCTTCGTTGCGCCAATTTTCATCTCGTCATTGATTACGAAGTATCCGCTAGTTGAGCCATCAGCGTCAAGATCAGTGGTCACTTTGAAGTCTGGAGCAGAGATCAAAGTACCGCCACGCAGAAGATTTCCTCGCAGGTTGAAACGGTCAAAGACGGAATCGACATTCTGTGCGGTGGCACCGGGACAGGTTCGCAGTTCGCCGAATTCTTTCAAGGCTACACACGTGCCGACCAGGGTGGGTACGCCACCTATTTCCGCAACCCGCAGAAACTTGTCTGGCCCGACCAACGCGCCGAAGTGACGGCCCTCTGCTGGACTTGACTGCGTTCTCAAGATCAGTAGACTGTCGCCGACAGTAAGCGCCTGCGGTGCAACACCATTAGCTAGACCGCGGGCTTGCTGGACGATCCAAGCTTGTTGTACTTGCACTTGAACCAGCAGGCCCAATCCGACGACAAACGCTGCACAGAGACGCGCCACCATCATTGGCCGCTGGTTCAGCCATCGACCACCAATAATGAGACCAGGTGAGCTGGCGACCCTTCCCAATCGGGCTACCGCACGGCCAAGAAGTGCCGATCCGGCCCCCAGCACTGCGGGAAGGGAGATCAACGTACCGAGCAGGGCAAACAAAAATACTATGAGGCCGGGGGAGTAGCGGGCTCCCCCGTCGCGAGCAGTAGCGGCCCCCCAAATCGAGAGCGCTACGGCTACTGGAAAGGCCGATTGCAGCCACCTCCGGAATCTCGGATTTAGGTGGCGAGGTCGGGTCTCTCCCCGGGCCGCGCGTCGCAGTTGAGTCGCGACGACAAGAAAAATCGCCAGAGCAACGGAACCTATGGCGAGCGCAGGAATCCATCGGCGCGCCGAATCCACGTCTGCGCTGCGCACTAGGTATCCGGTAATTGGTACCCGAATATTGAAATAAGTGGTTGCCAGCGCCACAAGAAAACCAGCTATCGCACCCAGGAAAACCGGCACGAGGGCTTCACCGACAAGGACCCACGCGCGGGAAGATGCGGGAGCCCCCAATGCGTCCAGCATAGCTAGGCGGCGGTCTCGTCGCTCCGAATTGCTTCGTACAGCCAGAAACAGCAGTAGCGCTGCCGGCAAGGCAATGACAGCCAGGATGAGGATATAGATGTCTGAGACAGTCCATTTTCCGAAGCCGTCAACCGTGCTAGGAAAGTAGTCGCGACCAAATGAACTCGGATCAACCCCGAAACCGGATATCGCCACCAGGCCGTCGCGGTTGTCAAAAGGGGTATCAGTTGGCGGACGATGGTAAACAAGCCGTTCCGTTGCAGTCGCCAGTCCCGAAACTTCAATCACACCGCCGAACTCACCGTACCTCTGGGTGAATTCTTGCGCATTCGCAGATTTAAGAAGCTCCGGCGAGAAGAATGACTCGCCGGGCTTTGGCCACCGCGGCAGCCCTGGTGGTGGCATCGCATCGTTCCGCAAC from Micromonospora craniellae encodes the following:
- a CDS encoding FtsX-like permease family protein — encoded protein: MISAWLFVVSAATSLASDERIAAREPVFVENSGQSAAVARWMIHADSVDNKQFLVLYISPLRNDAMPPPGLPRWPKPGESFFSPELLKSANAQEFTQRYGEFGGVIEVSGLATATERLVYHRPPTDTPFDNRDGLVAISGFGVDPSSFGRDYFPSTVDGFGKWTVSDIYILILAVIALPAALLLFLAVRSNSERRDRRLAMLDALGAPASSRAWVLVGEALVPVFLGAIAGFLVALATTYFNIRVPITGYLVRSADVDSARRWIPALAIGSVALAIFLVVATQLRRAARGETRPRHLNPRFRRWLQSAFPVAVALSIWGAATARDGGARYSPGLIVFLFALLGTLISLPAVLGAGSALLGRAVARLGRVASSPGLIIGGRWLNQRPMMVARLCAAFVVGLGLLVQVQVQQAWIVQQARGLANGVAPQALTVGDSLLILRTQSSPAEGRHFGALVGPDKFLRVAEIGGVPTLVGTCVALKEFGELRTCPGATAQNVDSVFDRFNLRGNLLRGGTLISAPDFKVTTDLDADGSTSGYFVINDEMKIGATKIANAAYATLSKPYVSTPGQEWITGGLAGAAVFNWVLALGALGLIILALAGALATSGMFLTNARSLGVVGTYDTRLSLYLGIATWNLGIPLLFAGAVGSGVAAFLGVLTLHIRRVGSVSMEVLGAGFGTVALLAALLTVLCGIGAARSAQTWRPVAD
- the ltrA gene encoding group II intron reverse transcriptase/maturase, whose product is MPEDTVVDTAVTWPTPEEAWTRVRGMQIKLHRWAAADHGRRFDDVYNFVSDPATLVVALQRVAGNAGARTAGVDGVTAVHVSMAGPEVFLDHVRSLLKTGTFRPLPVREKMIPKTGGKLRRLGIPTITDRVVQAALKLVLEPIFEADFQPCSYGFRPNRRAHDAIAEIHHLATAGYRWVLDADIEACFDRIDHPALMGRVRARVKDKRVLALVKAFLKAGIMTELGERNETTSGTPQGGILSPLLANIALSVLDEFFVEQWAAAGTGQQRRQRRAKGLATWQLVRYADDFLVLVHGNQEHVEDLRDQVSTVLATMGLRLSESKTRITHLADGVDFLGFRIVWKRKRGTDKWHVYTFIADKPVQALKRKIKSLTRRLSHLSYRETLVKINYIQRGWANYFKHAVAKHTFSHLQNFIWWRVINWVMRRNRMTWRAIQRWLRTPQGWQPIAFDGVELFKMAKVPVTRYRYRGTKIPNPWQPTPTSPPPTA
- a CDS encoding transposase, with the protein product MDERLIQQWAPEELWNLAGPLIPPPPRRRQGGGTPPIDARAVFAAIVYVLTTGCAWRHLPPGFGVSRATAHRRFQAWTAAGLWRRLHVAALDQLGARGLIDWSRATADAAYVRANRGAF